TATTTTTGGTGGGGCGGTTGATGAAGAGCTTCAAAAGATTGAACCGACGATGCTTATTCCGGAAAATATGGATGTACCTGTGATGAAAGAAGAGATTTTCGGTCCCGTTTTTCCGGTGCTAACGTTCGAGGATTTAGACGAAGTAGTTTCCTTTGTGAATAGTCGCCCGAAACCCTTAGCCCTCTATTTGTTCTCCAACAATAAACAAGTAGAGAAGAAAATTATATCCGAAATTTCGTATGGTGGTGGTTGCATTAATGACACAATCATGCATATTGCCACACCTTATCTGCCATTTGGTGGAGTAGGAGAGAGTGGGATCGGAAATTATCATGGAGAGAGCAGTTTCGAGACTTTTTCTCATTATAAAAGTGTGTTAAAGCAGACCACTAAATTCGATTTTTCGTTTCGATATCCAAATGCAAAATACGGCTTAAAGATTATAAAAAAATTATTAGGATAATAAATGGGTGGCACTGGCCACCCATTTTTCTAGCTATTATTGTTTTACCTCGGTCTTTTCTTATCCATTGTTGCTGTATCAACTAATTTTGATTCAACCCTTCATTGTGTTGTTACTATTTATCAAAAATAGGCAAAAGATGCCATGAAGCAAAGCTATCTAACAGTTATTAGATTGGTTCGAAAAGCAATGAATTTTGCGGAAAAACCTCTCCTAACAATGAAGAGTAACATAACGGAAGATCTATTTCATTTCTCTTCGAAGTAATACTTCTTGCGCAGTGAATACTTTTTTCATTTTGAGTGCCGAAAGTAAGAGAGCTCTCTGGATTAGGTTTGCTTAAATAACCGAAATCGCTGAGTCAGAGATATATTAAAAGCGAGTTGGCGTCGCTTCTGGTTCTGTTTCCACTTCTTCTGAGGGCATGAAGATAAGCCCTAAGTTAATGAGGCCAGCTACACCTACAAGTCCATAGATGATACGAGAAATGGCCCCTCCCTGTCCTCCAAAAATAGCTGCAACCAAATCAAATTGGAAAAACCCAACGATCCCCCAGTTCACAGCTCCTATAATCGTTAGAACCAAAGCAATCCGCTGAATAACACTCATATGAATTCCTCCTTATGGATTGGTTCATTGTTAGTGTGTGAAGAATAAATGAAAATATACCAATGCTTAAACCTGAAAAGCGAAAGGCGCCCGTTACCGGCGACCAGCATAAGGCGAGGACTGGCCTGAGGCGCTTTATGCCTCATGACAGGGCTTGACTTATGACCTCGAGCCGGTGGCGCCTGGAGCTGGACACAACCTTTTTAAAATTTTCACTTCACTAAGAGTTTGAAGCAAACTTTTTGCAAAAGCTATCTCAGTGGTCAATAATGATGAAAGATGAAGGAGGAGTTTACATGGATAATTTTACATTCTTTAACCCCACTAAATTAATTTTTGGTGATAACCAATTAGAGCAATTAAAAAATGAAGTTCCTCAATTCGGGAAAAAAGTTTTGGTTGTTTATGGTGGTGGAAGTATAAAACGTAACGGCCTATATGAGCGGGTCATTACATATTTAAATGAAATCGATTCCGAAATATTTGAATTAGCAGGTGTAGAACCCAATCCCCGTTTAACGACTGTTCAAAAAGGGATTGAGATTTGTAAAGCAGAAGGTATTCAATTCCTATTAGCAGTAGGTGGAGGCAGTGTTATTGATTGCACGAAAGCAATCGCTGTGGGTGCAAAATATGACGGAGATGTTTGGGATTTTATTACAAGAAAAGCGGTCCCTCAGAATGCAATTCCGTTTGGAACCGTTCTAACATTGGCAGCGACAGGATCTGAAATGAATGCTGGAAGTGTGATTACAAATTGGGAAACAAATGAAAAATTCGGTTGGGGTAGTCCCCTAGTCTTTCCAAAGTTTTCAATTTTAGAACCGAAAAATACGTTCTCCGTTCCAAAAGATCATACGATGTACGGTATGGTGGATATGATGACGCATGTACTAGAGCAATACTTCCACAACAGTACGAACACAGCTTTGCAAGATCGCTTATGTGAATCGGTACTCCAAACAGTTATTGAGGTAGGTCCTCAACTCTTGGAGAATCCTGACGACTATCAGCTTCGCGAGACTATTCTTTATTCAGGAACGATTGCATTAAATGGGATGTTGCAAATGGGGTATCGTGGTGACTGGGCAAGTCATAATATTGAACATGCCGTGTCGGCCGTTTATGATATTCCTCATGCAGGAGGACTTGCGATTTTATTCCCTAACTGGATGAAGCATAATCTTGATGTCAATCCGGCTCGATTTGCTCAATTAGCAGAGCGTGTTTTCAATGTCGATTCTAAAGGGAAAACAGAAAAAGAAATGGGTATAGAAGGAATTAACAAGCTGCGCGAATTCTGGAGTTCTCTCGGCGCACCGACCAGACTAGCTGATTATGACATCGATGATAGCAAGCTAGATGTAATGGCGGAAAAAACTATTGTATATGGAGATTTTGGAAACTTTAACCCATTAAATAAGGAAGATGTACTAGCAATTTTACGTGCATCCCTTTAAAATTCTCCCTTCTCTTTAACATTTTGTTCCTGCCTTGATTTTTTCAAAGAATGAAATAAAGAAAAGAGTGAAGAAACATGTCGAATGTCAGGATTGTCGATGTGTTTCTTTGCTTATCTGTAGAAGAAAGTCAGTTTTGATCTATAATCAAGTTAACTGTTAGAAAAAATTCACACTGCATACGCTTACATCTACAGAGGTTCCTTGATTATCCCTCAGTCATTCGATAAAGTGTAAGAGGATAAACTATTATAGGAGGAATGAATGATGACTCATATTCGATTTGATTATTCAAATGCATTGCCCTTCTTTGGGGAACATGAACTTACATACTTACGAGACGCAGTCAAAGTAGCGCACCACTCTTTACATGAACAAACGGGAGCAGGTAGTGATTTTTTAGGGTGGGTGGACCTTCCAGTAAACTATGACAAAGATGAATTTTCACGCATCGTAAAATCAGCTGAAAAAATCAAAAGCGATACTGAGGTTCTACTGGTCATTGGAATCGGTGGTTCCTATTTAGGAGCACGTGCAGCAATCGAAATGTTGAACCATAGCTTCTACAACACACTTCCAGGAGAAAAACGTGGGACACCTCAAGTGTTGTTTGTTGGAAATAATATTAGTTCCACATATATGAAGGATTTAATGGATCTCTTAGCAGACAGAGATTTTTCAATCAATGTCATTTCTAAATCTGGAACAACAACTGAGCCTGCGATTGCGTTCCGTATATTCCGAAAGCTACTAGAAGAGAAGTACGGCAAAGAGGAAGCAAGAGGACGGATTTATGCGACAACCGACAAATCCAAAGGAGCGCTAAAAACGTTGGCTTCAGAAGAAGGATTTGAATCATTTGTTGTACCTGATGACATAGGTGGACGCTATTCCGTATTAACGGCTGTTGGATTATTGCCAATCGCTGTGAGTGGTGTTGATATTGATGCGATGATGAAAGGAGCAGCAGATGCTAGGGAAGCTTTTAGTGGATCTGAGCTAGAAGAAAATCTCGCTTACCAATATGCTGCTGTTCGTAATGTTTTATACAATAAAGGCAAAACCATTGAAATGCTGATTAATTATGAACCTGGTTTGCAATATTTCTCTGAGTGGTGGAAGCAGTTATTTGGTGAAAGTGAAGGAAAAGACCAAAAAGGCATATTCCCTTCTTCTGCTAACTTTTCAACTGACTTACACTCATTAGGCCAATATGTTCAAGAAGGTCGACGTGACCTGTTTGAAACAGTTATTAAAGTGGAAACACCTCGCCATGAGTTAACGATTGAAAAGGCGGATAGTGATCTAGATGGGTTAAACTATCTTGCGGGCGAAACGGTTGATTTTGTTAACAATAAGGCGTTTCAAGGAACATTACTTGCTCATACCGATGGGGGAGTGCCTAACTTAATTGTTGAAATTCCTAAAATGGACGCCTACACATTCGGTTATCTTGTTTACTTCTTTGAGAAAGCATGTGCGATGAGCGGCTATTTATTAGGGGTGAATCCTTTTGATCAACCAGGCGTAGAAGCATATAAAGTAAATATGTTCGCGCTATTAGGAAAACCTGGCTTTGAAGAAAAGAAAGCGGAACTTGAAAAACGACTTAAATAATGGTCCTTTTCATTTACTTTGTTGATTTTGCTGCTGATTTCTATCAAAAATAGACGAACAGATGCCCAAAAACAAAAGTAGATGACAGTTCATAGGCCGGTACGAGAAGTTACAAACTTTGCAAAAAAAAGCCTAAATAATAGTTGGAAGAAGTGTGGTTTCTTGAAAACCACATTTCTTTTTATTTAGGGATCTTTTCGTAGGGGCATTGTTATTGGATTTCATAGTCAATGAACCGCTTCGCTTTGGGGGTGATTTCATTTCTAGAAAAAAGCAAGAAAGCACACACGAAAAAATCGTTCGGCCTGGTTTTCTTGTGACAGGAGCAACGAAGCTCACGGAATGAGCCATTGGAAAAAAAGTCTTGTGAGAAATTTTAGATTATCCCTTCATCTCTTAAGGTTGTTGCCTTCTTGCTAAAGTGAATCTTATATAGGTCAAGTTGGCCGCATGATATTATTTCTTAAAGGAGAAACTAAGCAAAAAGGGAAGGAGATGTCGGTATGATAGAAATTCCATCGAAGTTAGCGGGTCAATCCTTTCAACTCTATAACCTTGAAGAAAACTTAAAACCTCTTGGCTATTCCATTGGTGGAAATTGGGATTATGATCATGGATATTTTGATTATAAAATAGATGATGATGAGGGGTATCAATTTTTGCGTCTCCCATTCGTTGCGGTAGATGGCCAGCTGGATTCTAAGGGAGTGACAGTAGAAATTGGGACACCCTTTTTGCTTTCTCACGATTATCAGCGAGGACTAGATGATCATGCTGATGCCGGAGCATTTTCTGGAACATTTAATCAATTCTCTGAGCCTCAAGACAAGGATGCAAACTTCCCAGAAGAACTGATAGAGGTAGGGAAGCAGCACTTAAAAGAAGTGGAAGACGTATTATTGCACTAATCACAAAGGACGAATAGTTCATTACCAGGAAATATTTTTTCTTGAAGGGGAGGATTCACAATCGTTTCTTCTCCTTTTTTAATTCCCAATAAGAGTGTGCGTTCAGATAATAAAAGGGCACTAAGCTCTTGAAAGGTTTTGCCATGCCATTCAATGGGAGCTGGTATTAGTTGTACTTTACTTCCTTTTAGTTGATCTAACATGGTTAAAATCGCAGCACTCATGCCATGAGAGACGACACTATTCATCATGACGTAGCTAGTTTGTTTATTGGATTGAATGACTTCGTTGGCACCTGCTCGATTCGCATTAATGACTTGTTCCTCCGTTAATATTTCAATTACACAGTAGAGTGTGGGTTGCAACCCTTTAATAGCGAGTAACGTTAGGATCGATCCCATATCGGCATGGCCTTCTGTTTTATTTTGATCGGCTGTAATGATAACGATGTCAGCTTCTCGGATACTCGCCTTTAATAAAATACCATCTTGATAAGGTTTTCCTTTAATGAAATGAAGATGATGATTTTTTGAAGGATTTTCTTGTAAAGTCTCATCAATTAAAACAATTTCAACAGTACGACGAAGAGAAGAGATTTGTTCAATCAATTCTTTTGCTCGTTCATTCCAACCGACGATGACGACATGATTCTTCAATTTATGAGCTCCTTTTCCTTGTAAATGTGCATTCTGAGTAGTAACGGCTGTAGCCGCTAAAGAGACAAAATAGGTGCTTAAAAACCCGGCACCCAATAAGATTAACAGTACACCTAGGAAGCGTCCTTTTAAGGTGACAGGATATAAATCTCCATAACCTACAGTAGAAGCAGTAATAATCGCCCACCAGAGGCCGTCAATGATGGAGGGGAAGGTGTCTGGCTCGACAAAATGAATGGAAATCCCAAATAAAAAAATCACTACTAAAGCAATAATTAAGATTCGCCAAACGAGTGGCCAACGTAGAAACATATGGTAAAAGGGCATCATCTCTTGTTCCTCCAGTCTCTCTCATTATGGACGAACAGCTATTATTACATAACAATCGTAAGAAAATAAAAAAGGGCTCATTCAACTATGCCGTTTCGTTTTTGGGAGAAAATAGTGAAAAAAGAGAGGTAATTCGCTTAGCAATACTCTCTTTTTTTATGGATTAAGGAGCATCTTTTTCATAGCTTTTGAAGGGAATCACTTACTAAATAGAGGATACCATCGAATTTTAATTGCAACAATGAATGTGAAAGTACTTATATTTATTGAAATCCCTTTAAAAACTATGCTGAGCTAACGGTTAGTTGGAACGATCTTTGATATGGCTAACAAAAGAGTGGAATTTAATGTTAATATAAATAGGGAATTTAAATTATTTTGTGTAAGGATAGGTTAGTTAAATGTAGGTAGGTAAGGTTAAGTTATTCTATCGTAGTGAAAAGGGAGAGAAAGCAATGAAACAATCATTGATTTTTGATATGGATGGAACGCTATTTCAAACAGATAAAATCTTAGAATTATCTCTAGATGATACGTTTAGTTATTTAAGGTCGATTGGTAAATGGGACGCAGAAACGCCTATAAAAAAATACCGCGAAATAATGGGTGTTCCATTACCTACAGTATGGGAAGTGTTATTGCCAAATCATTCAATTGAGACAAGAGAACAAACGGATGCTTATTTTCTTGAAAGCTTAATTGAGAATATTAAGAAAGGGAAAGGAGCTCTTTATCCGAATGTAGAAGATGTTTTCAGTTATTTAAATGAAAATAATTATTCGATTTACATCGCGAGTAATGGTTTGGTGGAATATTTGAAAGCGATTGTGAATTATTATCATTTGGACAAATGGGTTACTGAAACATTTAGTATTCAACAAATACAAACGTTGGATAAAGGAGACTTAATTCAGACCATAATCAAAAAATATGCTATTGAAAAAGGGGCAGTAGTCGGTGATCGTCTATCTGATATTAATGCAGCTAAAGATAATGGTCTAATTGCAATTGGATGTAATTTTGATTTCGCAAGAGAAGATGAACTAGCTCAGGCTGATTTGGTGATAGATGACTTACTGGAGCTCAAGGCAGTGGTACCTAAAATGAAAAATAGCTTTGTACGGGGAGGTGTTAATGGTGGAGATTCGTTTAGTGAAGAATTCTAATTAGGATACTATTTCACCATTGATAAACATGTGTTGGAGTGGAAGAATAATGGCGGAGAGGTTACCGAAGCTCTTTATTGTGCATTTCACTTAAACAAGCTTTATAGCTGAAGAAGATGAAGAAATTGTTGGCTTCTTAATAGGTATCCTCTCTCAGTCGAAATCTGATGAACATATACCCATTTTATTGAGGTGCATCCGATTTTCGAGGGTGAAACAATAGTAAGAAGCTTTATAGTCGATTTTATGATGTGATTAAGAAGTACAGTAGAAAAAATGTCAGTTTGATTACTTGTTCGATAAATAAAGTATCCGTTGGTTTTTATGAAAAAATGGGATTTGAAATAGAGCAAGGAAATAAAGAAGTTGATGAAAAAACTGTCATTCACGACTATGATGGACCAAATCAAGATAGAGTCCTATTTCGGAAAAAGCTAGTATAAACAAATATAGGGAGTGAGAGTGAGTGGAATTAGGTAGCCCGGTTGCAGTAGGAAATACAGCAAAGGTGTACCTTTATAATAACAAGATTTATAAAGTATTTAATGAAGCGTTATCGGATATGGAATCCCAAAAGGAGGCGTATAAACAAAAATATGCCTATTCGTGTGGACTGGCTGTGCCGGAAGTATTCGATGTAACAAGAATAGATAATAAGCAAGTGATCATCATGGAGTATGTAAAAGGAAGAACAATAGGTGACTTAGTCATTAATAACAGGGGCGAAACAGAATATTATATGAACCTATCTGTTGACATACAACGGAAAATTCATCAAATTGAAGCCAATTCTATTGAATTCATGTCTGATAAAATAAGTCGGCAAGTAGAAAATGCCCCTTTGTTAGATAGTAAAATTAAATCGATTTTAATTAAAAAAATGGAATTAATATCGTTTGAGGAAAGACTCTGTCATGGGGATTATCATTTATTTAACTTAATTATGTTCGAGAGTAAAGTTAGTGTTATCGATTGGGTTGATTCAAGTGCAGGAGATTTACGTGCTGATGTATATCGAACATATCTTTTGTACTCTCAGGTTTCCTTAGAATTGGCTGAAATGTATCTACGTCTTTATTGTGAGAAGAGCGGTTTATCTAGAGATGAAATTTTTCAATGGGCACCCATTATTGCGGCTGCGAGATTATCGGAGAGTGTATCATCAGAAAAAACTCAACGTCTCATCGAAATTATTGATCATAATGTACAAATTTAACAATTCATATCCACATTTATAAGGGAGCAGGTTGACTAGGTTAGATCTGAAAATTGAACCATTCTAAATTGATTATCAGGAAAACTCTTAAGCAAAATACGTAAATGAAATGGTCTTCACAACAAGAAAAAGCTCAGATCCCCTGAGCTTTTTACGTACTTGCTATTCTGTCTTTCATGTGAGTGCCGATGTGTGCTGGATAGAGACTAATGGTTACCTACTTCTGTCATTTTATTTAATATCCAATTCGAGAATATCCTGCTCTTCAAAGGTAGCGAGATCATACGAACCGATTTTTGAAGAGGAAAGAGTGAATAAATCATCGTTAATATAGAGTAAACGCTGAATTTCGTTTTCCCAGTTTTCATACATATCTTTCTCCGGTCCTCCATCTAATCGCTGATCATTAAAAGTTAGTGTAGCCTGTTGTTTGATGCCTTTAGTAGGAGAAATTTCGTATACGAGCGCGCCTTGATAATCGAGTTCTTGCTCATAAAGAGAGCCTTCTTTTTCATGATAGACAGAAACCGGGAAGGCGAATAAGTCATTCTTTTTGTGGTGAAGTAGTGCTTTATGGTCATGAAGCATATAAGAATACGTACCTCTTCCACCGATTACTTCGGTTGCTTGCTCTTTTGGATTTTGGAAGTCAGTAATATCAAATAAAGAAATTTTCATTCCTCCAGTTAACACTCTAGGTGGACTATTAAGCTGTTTGTCATCTTTAACGAGGGTAGTTTCAAACCCGAAACCAATTAAGTGATTTTCATCGTAAGGGTGCAAGTACGTACTGAAACCGGGAATTTTTAATTCACCAAGAACGGTGGGCGCCTTAGGGTCACTCACATCAATGACGAAAAGAGGATCCACCTGTTTGAAAGTGACGACATACGCTTTCCCTTCCATAAAACGAACGGAATAAATGCGTTCTCCTTTGGCTAAATTCTCGACTGCTCCTACTTGCTTCATATTTTCATCTAAGATATAGAGATGATTAGTAGAAGGATCACCTTCCTTCCAAGCTAAGCCTTTTGTAGTCGCCACTCGCAAGTGTCCGTCTCGTTCATCCATGCTAAACTGATTTAATATCGTTCCATTTATCTTTCCTTTACTGACAAAATGAATGTTCATTCCACGGACAGCGAATTTGTAAATTTCTGTATCTGGGGATTGCATATGTCCATCAGAAACATCAGTGTATTTTGGAATAGAAAGATACAGATTGTCACGGGACATATACACCTCGTGGCCACTACCTAAATACGTTTCGATGTTTACTTTAACTTGTGGTTCTTTAATATTGATGGCTGTTAGAAGTGTGATATTGGTTTCTTCAGACCCAGGGAAATATTTTATATTTGAATAATCAATTGTTTGTACTGTACTGCCTTGTTCTGAATCAAAGAATCTTGGGCGTAAATCGATTTCTTCTTTTTCTTCCAGTAACCAAAAGTTTGGATACTGCTGAGCCACGAGATAGACATAGCCATTTATTTTTCTAGAGGTAACATAATTACCTTCTAAACCGATTTCTCTCATTAATGTTGGCTCACTTCGGTTCGATACGTCATAAAGGTAGGCATAGGTCATTCCGTTAAAGTGCATTCGATCATCGGGCATAGAACTAGAGGATTGAGCGATAACTTCCTGTTCTTGCATCTCCCACCGATCTCCAATTACAACTAATATATCTCCGTCTAAAAATAATTCTCTAGCCGAAAAGCCGTTATCAAACGAGGTTTTCGAAGCAATCGATAAATTTTGGGGATCGTGTGTGTCGGTAATGACTAAGGATTGATTGGCGAGCTGATATATATAATTACCATCGGTTTTAACGATATCCGCTTCATCTACACCTTGGACTTGATTGTTGGTCTCGGAATAGTTGTTTCCACTCTCATTAGAGGACTCATCTGCTGAAGAAGTTTGAGCTTCTGCCCTTTGCATGGTAGTATCTTCTTTAAAAAATTGTTGTTGTTGACTTCTTTGCTTTTTCAGTGCCGGTAGAAAGTAGTTTTTTAAGACTTGTTCCGATTTAATGGTCGGTAATTCAGGCATAACGTTAAAGGGAATTTCTATTTCATCTTCTAGGTTGCTTCCGGATATCGATTTTACAGCATTCGTAATATGCAGTGTATATAAATTACTTTCTAAGTCATAGCCATTCTCGGGAGGAAATACTATTAACTTCTTTCCATTCTCAACGAGTTCAAGGGAAACTGGTACATTTTCCCCCTGTTCATTTGTTGCGTATATAGAACGTTCGGTTAAGCTAAGTTCATCCACGCTACTAGAAAAATCAATCTCCCATATTTGATTTTGGAGCACCACCATACCATCTTCCTCAAGAGACGTTTTAGCCTGAAGGGTTAGTTTATCAGGTTGAAAATAGATCCAAACGGCCATCGAAATCAAGAGAATAATCGAACTAAGGACCCAAATAGTCTTTCGCATATTCATTCCTCCCATCACTCTAAAAAACAGTTTAT
The nucleotide sequence above comes from Bacillus sp. 2205SS5-2. Encoded proteins:
- a CDS encoding DUF378 domain-containing protein, with amino-acid sequence MSVIQRIALVLTIIGAVNWGIVGFFQFDLVAAIFGGQGGAISRIIYGLVGVAGLINLGLIFMPSEEVETEPEATPTRF
- a CDS encoding iron-containing alcohol dehydrogenase — translated: MDNFTFFNPTKLIFGDNQLEQLKNEVPQFGKKVLVVYGGGSIKRNGLYERVITYLNEIDSEIFELAGVEPNPRLTTVQKGIEICKAEGIQFLLAVGGGSVIDCTKAIAVGAKYDGDVWDFITRKAVPQNAIPFGTVLTLAATGSEMNAGSVITNWETNEKFGWGSPLVFPKFSILEPKNTFSVPKDHTMYGMVDMMTHVLEQYFHNSTNTALQDRLCESVLQTVIEVGPQLLENPDDYQLRETILYSGTIALNGMLQMGYRGDWASHNIEHAVSAVYDIPHAGGLAILFPNWMKHNLDVNPARFAQLAERVFNVDSKGKTEKEMGIEGINKLREFWSSLGAPTRLADYDIDDSKLDVMAEKTIVYGDFGNFNPLNKEDVLAILRASL
- a CDS encoding glucose-6-phosphate isomerase, with the translated sequence MTHIRFDYSNALPFFGEHELTYLRDAVKVAHHSLHEQTGAGSDFLGWVDLPVNYDKDEFSRIVKSAEKIKSDTEVLLVIGIGGSYLGARAAIEMLNHSFYNTLPGEKRGTPQVLFVGNNISSTYMKDLMDLLADRDFSINVISKSGTTTEPAIAFRIFRKLLEEKYGKEEARGRIYATTDKSKGALKTLASEEGFESFVVPDDIGGRYSVLTAVGLLPIAVSGVDIDAMMKGAADAREAFSGSELEENLAYQYAAVRNVLYNKGKTIEMLINYEPGLQYFSEWWKQLFGESEGKDQKGIFPSSANFSTDLHSLGQYVQEGRRDLFETVIKVETPRHELTIEKADSDLDGLNYLAGETVDFVNNKAFQGTLLAHTDGGVPNLIVEIPKMDAYTFGYLVYFFEKACAMSGYLLGVNPFDQPGVEAYKVNMFALLGKPGFEEKKAELEKRLK
- a CDS encoding YugN-like family protein; amino-acid sequence: MIEIPSKLAGQSFQLYNLEENLKPLGYSIGGNWDYDHGYFDYKIDDDEGYQFLRLPFVAVDGQLDSKGVTVEIGTPFLLSHDYQRGLDDHADAGAFSGTFNQFSEPQDKDANFPEELIEVGKQHLKEVEDVLLH
- a CDS encoding potassium channel family protein; this encodes MMPFYHMFLRWPLVWRILIIALVVIFLFGISIHFVEPDTFPSIIDGLWWAIITASTVGYGDLYPVTLKGRFLGVLLILLGAGFLSTYFVSLAATAVTTQNAHLQGKGAHKLKNHVVIVGWNERAKELIEQISSLRRTVEIVLIDETLQENPSKNHHLHFIKGKPYQDGILLKASIREADIVIITADQNKTEGHADMGSILTLLAIKGLQPTLYCVIEILTEEQVINANRAGANEVIQSNKQTSYVMMNSVVSHGMSAAILTMLDQLKGSKVQLIPAPIEWHGKTFQELSALLLSERTLLLGIKKGEETIVNPPLQEKIFPGNELFVLCD
- a CDS encoding HAD hydrolase-like protein, with amino-acid sequence MKQSLIFDMDGTLFQTDKILELSLDDTFSYLRSIGKWDAETPIKKYREIMGVPLPTVWEVLLPNHSIETREQTDAYFLESLIENIKKGKGALYPNVEDVFSYLNENNYSIYIASNGLVEYLKAIVNYYHLDKWVTETFSIQQIQTLDKGDLIQTIIKKYAIEKGAVVGDRLSDINAAKDNGLIAIGCNFDFAREDELAQADLVIDDLLELKAVVPKMKNSFVRGGVNGGDSFSEEF
- a CDS encoding aminoglycoside phosphotransferase family protein, which translates into the protein MELGSPVAVGNTAKVYLYNNKIYKVFNEALSDMESQKEAYKQKYAYSCGLAVPEVFDVTRIDNKQVIIMEYVKGRTIGDLVINNRGETEYYMNLSVDIQRKIHQIEANSIEFMSDKISRQVENAPLLDSKIKSILIKKMELISFEERLCHGDYHLFNLIMFESKVSVIDWVDSSAGDLRADVYRTYLLYSQVSLELAEMYLRLYCEKSGLSRDEIFQWAPIIAAARLSESVSSEKTQRLIEIIDHNVQI
- a CDS encoding beta-propeller domain-containing protein, which produces MRKTIWVLSSIILLISMAVWIYFQPDKLTLQAKTSLEEDGMVVLQNQIWEIDFSSSVDELSLTERSIYATNEQGENVPVSLELVENGKKLIVFPPENGYDLESNLYTLHITNAVKSISGSNLEDEIEIPFNVMPELPTIKSEQVLKNYFLPALKKQRSQQQQFFKEDTTMQRAEAQTSSADESSNESGNNYSETNNQVQGVDEADIVKTDGNYIYQLANQSLVITDTHDPQNLSIASKTSFDNGFSARELFLDGDILVVIGDRWEMQEQEVIAQSSSSMPDDRMHFNGMTYAYLYDVSNRSEPTLMREIGLEGNYVTSRKINGYVYLVAQQYPNFWLLEEKEEIDLRPRFFDSEQGSTVQTIDYSNIKYFPGSEETNITLLTAINIKEPQVKVNIETYLGSGHEVYMSRDNLYLSIPKYTDVSDGHMQSPDTEIYKFAVRGMNIHFVSKGKINGTILNQFSMDERDGHLRVATTKGLAWKEGDPSTNHLYILDENMKQVGAVENLAKGERIYSVRFMEGKAYVVTFKQVDPLFVIDVSDPKAPTVLGELKIPGFSTYLHPYDENHLIGFGFETTLVKDDKQLNSPPRVLTGGMKISLFDITDFQNPKEQATEVIGGRGTYSYMLHDHKALLHHKKNDLFAFPVSVYHEKEGSLYEQELDYQGALVYEISPTKGIKQQATLTFNDQRLDGGPEKDMYENWENEIQRLLYINDDLFTLSSSKIGSYDLATFEEQDILELDIK